A region from the Triticum urartu cultivar G1812 chromosome 1, Tu2.1, whole genome shotgun sequence genome encodes:
- the LOC125533664 gene encoding glutathione S-transferase F11-like: MPGAVKVFGSPTSSEVARVLACLFEKDVEFQLIRVDSFRGPNRMPQYLKLQPHGEALTFEDGNVTLVESRKILRHIADKYKRQGNLDLIGTGALERSSIEQWLQTEAQSFDVPSADMIYSLAYLPRTMPLDGRNDAGAGAGRQQKQQRDMMMSPSHMQKVEEMKQLFEKSSRDLGKVLDIYDQRLEEAEYLAGDKFTLADLSHMPNADRLASDERSARLIQSRRNVSRWWADVSSRESWVYVKSLQRPPSAEAPF; the protein is encoded by the exons ATGCCGGGAGCCGTGAAGGTGTTCGGGTCGCCGACGTCGTCGGAGGTCGCCCGCGTCCTGGCCTGCCTCTTCGAGAAGGATGTCGAGTTCCAGCTCATCCGCGTCGACTCCTTCCGCGGCCCCAACCGCATGCCCCAGTACCTCAAGCTGCAGCCGCACGGCGAGGCGCTCACCTTCGAGGACGGCAACGTCACCCTCGTCG AGTCGAGGAAGATCCTGAGGCACATCGCCGACAAGTACAAGAGGCAGGGGAACCTGGACCTGATCGGGACGGGGGCGCTGGAGCGCTCCTCCATCGAGCAGTGGCTGCAGACGGAGGCGCAGAGCTTCGACGTGCCCAGCGCCGACATGATCTACAGCCTCGCCTACCTGCCGCGCACCATGCCGCTCGACGGGAGGAATgacgccggcgccggcgccggcagGCAGCAGAAGCAGCAGCGGGACATGATGATGAGCCCGTCCCACATGCAGAAGGTGGAGGAGATGAAGCAGCTGTTCGAGAAGAGCAGCAGGGATCTGGGCAAGGTGCTGGACATCTACGACCAGCGGCTTGAGGAGGCGGAGTACCTCGCCGGCGACAAGTTCACCCTCGCCGACCTCTCCCACATGCCCAACGCCGACCGCCTCGCCTCCGACGAGCGCTCCGCCCGCCTCATCCAGTCCCGCAGGAACGTGAGCCGCTGGTGGGCCGACGTCTCGAGCCGCGAGTCCTGGGTGTACGTCAAGAGCCTGCAGCGCCCGCCGTCCGCCGAGGCGCCATTCTGA